A stretch of Lactuca sativa cultivar Salinas chromosome 6, Lsat_Salinas_v11, whole genome shotgun sequence DNA encodes these proteins:
- the LOC128126874 gene encoding uncharacterized protein LOC128126874 yields the protein MVTPEEKQIDRYIRGLAPEIRGMVTLANPTIIQSAVSLANRLTNDVIRMGASTKENSSSKRKSADQGEKKHGGKSRRKQKVSRNFMVRAQEQEPVKTQEQGVMEVQERKQYSRPLPKCNKCNFHHKGACPVCQNCKQTGHYSKYCKMNKEGKRACYECGSTDHLRRACPKLNKGPGNNGQAKPDRTSKEIKLDG from the coding sequence ATGGTTACTCCTGAGGAGAAACAGATAGATCGATACATCCGGGGTCTGGCACCTGAGATTCGGGGAATGGTTACCTTAGCAAACCCAACTATTATTCAGAGTGCAGTAAGTCTAGCAAATCGACTAACCAATGATGTGATAAGGATGGGAGCATCGACAAAGGAAAACTCTAGTAGCAAGAGGAAGTCGGCAGATCAGGGAGAGAAGAAGCATGGAGGCAAGTCAAGGAGGAAGCagaaagtctcaagaaacttCATGGTAAGAGCTCAGGAGCAAGAACCAGTGAAAACTCAGGAACAAGGAGTCATGGAAGTGCAGGAGAGAAAGCAGTACTCAAGACCGCTTCCGAAGTGcaataagtgtaacttccatcacaaggGAGCGTGCCCAGTGTGCCAAAACTGTAAGCAAACAGGCCATTACTCGAAGTATTGTAAGATGAATAAGGAGGGAAAAAGGGCATGTTACGAGTGCGGGAGTACTGATCATCTCCGTAGAGCATGTCCCAAACTGAACAAAGGGCCTGGTAACAATGGACAAGCCAAGCCAGACAGAACTTCCAAGGAAATCAAGTTGGACGGCTAA